In Paenibacillus hexagrammi, the following are encoded in one genomic region:
- a CDS encoding glycoside hydrolase family 43 protein: MSEQTASAKEVFVNPVIEQRADPWVYKHTDGYYYFTASVPEYDRIEVRRARSISELAQAEPVVAWRKYDTGPMSANIWAPEIHYIQGKWYIYFAAARTTETNNGLFDHRMFVLENEAANPLEGNWVEKGQLKTNWESFSLDATTFEHQGVRYLVWAQKDPEIHGNSNLYIAPMDTPWSIEGKQVMIAKPEYDWEIIGFHVNEGAAVIKKNGRIFISYSASATDYNYCMGLLSASVDSNLMDPSSWSKSPAPVFTTNEASGQYGPGHNSFTVSADGTEDILIYHARNYKDIEGDPLYDPNRHMRAQRLTWNSDGTPNFGVPVPDGEEV; encoded by the coding sequence ATGAGTGAGCAGACGGCAAGTGCAAAAGAGGTATTTGTTAATCCGGTAATTGAACAGCGTGCAGACCCATGGGTGTATAAGCATACGGATGGGTATTATTATTTTACAGCTTCTGTCCCTGAATATGACCGAATTGAAGTCCGCCGGGCAAGAAGCATATCGGAGCTGGCTCAGGCTGAGCCCGTCGTAGCGTGGAGAAAATACGATACAGGTCCCATGAGTGCCAACATTTGGGCGCCTGAAATTCACTATATACAAGGCAAATGGTACATTTATTTTGCTGCAGCCAGAACGACGGAGACGAATAACGGCTTGTTCGACCATCGTATGTTCGTACTGGAGAACGAAGCTGCTAATCCATTGGAAGGAAATTGGGTGGAAAAAGGGCAGCTGAAGACCAATTGGGAGTCGTTCTCTCTGGATGCTACAACGTTCGAGCATCAGGGTGTGCGTTATCTCGTTTGGGCGCAGAAGGATCCCGAAATTCATGGAAACTCCAATCTGTACATCGCTCCCATGGACACACCTTGGTCTATAGAAGGCAAGCAGGTAATGATTGCAAAGCCGGAATATGACTGGGAAATTATTGGCTTCCATGTCAATGAAGGTGCGGCTGTCATCAAGAAGAACGGCAGGATTTTCATCAGCTATTCGGCTAGCGCCACGGATTATAATTACTGCATGGGACTGCTGAGCGCATCGGTCGACAGCAATCTGATGGACCCAAGCTCGTGGAGCAAGAGCCCTGCCCCGGTATTTACAACGAATGAGGCGAGTGGGCAGTATGGTCCTGGACATAACAGCTTTACCGTTTCAGCGGACGGAACAGAGGATATTCTTATCTATCACGCTCGCAATTACAAGGATATCGAAGGCGACCCGCTGTACGATCCAAATCGTCACATGCGCGCGCAGCGTCTGACTTGGAACAGCGACGGCACGCCGAACTTTGGTGTGCCGGTGCCGGACGGGGAAGAAGTGTAA
- a CDS encoding glycoside hydrolase family 43 protein: MLGCSKVIESQTDREGAKQLEFANPIVEQRADPWVYLHQDGYYYFTASVPEYDRIELRRAKTIQELGKAEPVNIWTKHAAGTMSANIWAPEIHYIDGKWYVYVAAARQGAPFDHRIYVLENDAANPLEGEWTEKGQLRTNWESFSLDATTFEHQGINYLVWAQKDPKIDGNSNLYIAEMSNPWTIKGEQSLLSKPDQPWERIGFKVNEGPAVIKRNGKIFITYSASATDDNYSMGLLTASDTSNLLDPKNWSKTDTPVFYSSLENSQYGPGHNSFTTTPDGKQDVLIYHARNYKEIHGDPLYDPNRQTRAQIFTWNSDGTPNFGRPVADSSK; this comes from the coding sequence ATGCTGGGCTGCAGCAAAGTCATAGAGTCGCAGACGGATCGGGAAGGCGCGAAGCAGCTGGAATTTGCTAATCCGATTGTGGAGCAGAGGGCGGATCCCTGGGTGTACCTGCATCAGGATGGCTATTATTATTTTACCGCCTCGGTTCCTGAATATGACCGTATTGAGCTTCGCAGGGCGAAGACGATCCAAGAGCTTGGCAAGGCTGAGCCGGTGAACATCTGGACTAAGCACGCAGCTGGTACGATGAGTGCGAATATATGGGCACCGGAAATCCATTATATTGATGGAAAATGGTATGTATATGTGGCTGCTGCTAGACAGGGAGCGCCGTTTGATCACCGAATCTACGTTCTGGAGAATGATGCGGCGAACCCTTTAGAAGGGGAGTGGACCGAGAAAGGTCAGCTTCGAACGAATTGGGAGTCATTTTCGTTGGATGCAACAACCTTTGAACATCAAGGGATCAACTATTTAGTTTGGGCGCAGAAGGATCCGAAGATTGATGGGAATTCTAATCTTTATATCGCCGAAATGAGCAATCCTTGGACGATTAAGGGAGAGCAGTCCCTGCTTTCTAAACCCGACCAACCTTGGGAACGTATCGGATTTAAAGTGAATGAAGGTCCGGCCGTGATAAAGCGCAACGGGAAGATTTTTATTACTTATTCCGCTAGCGCTACGGATGATAACTACAGCATGGGGTTATTAACGGCATCCGATACAAGCAATCTGCTTGATCCGAAGAACTGGTCCAAAACGGATACACCAGTATTCTACTCTAGTCTGGAGAACAGTCAGTATGGACCCGGACATAATAGCTTCACGACAACGCCTGACGGTAAGCAGGATGTTCTCATTTACCATGCGCGTAATTACAAAGAGATTCATGGGGATCCGCTTTATGATCCCAATCGTCAAACTAGGGCACAAATATTTACCTGGAACAGCGACGGCACACCAAATTTTGGTAGGCCTGTAGCAGACAGCAGTAAGTAG
- a CDS encoding arabinan endo-1,5-alpha-L-arabinosidase has translation MHRSVRNGWILSASFAGMLLAAGCMGSKVPAPVSPNEPIQYPLIDLKNVDNEQEWHVNNTHDPSIFKDGDTYYVFSTDVKAGGTPRPGIMVRKSEDLIAWDWVGYAFPNGIPESALSWTKATTLWAPDVTKLGDTYYLYYSASQFGTNRSMIGVATSKQITGPWEDQGAVIKTQAGDEPNAIDPNVVFDAEGNPWLTYGSFFGGIYVMQLNPATGKPAEQGFGTRIASRDHQTEEGAVEAPYMIYNKETKKYYLFVSYDSLFADYNVRVGRSDSMKGPFVDKNGNDLNDTKHTPQYEIGNKVLGGYSFTKGEGWIAPGHNSVLQDQGKTFMVSHARAESRTSWSYLQVRQMLWTKDGWPVVSPERYAGEYLQLIPKSIIAGQWERIYQAKDANGRVKAKPLILTADGKAEGEPGVGSWKFDGEHTITIEWSGDSVNKRSEQVLLLPSWDWELNRPSLVFTGLDEQGASVWGKQISAIDEGE, from the coding sequence ATGCACAGAAGTGTAAGGAACGGATGGATCCTATCGGCTTCCTTCGCCGGGATGCTGCTTGCAGCAGGATGTATGGGGAGTAAAGTACCTGCTCCGGTTAGTCCGAACGAGCCTATTCAATATCCGTTAATCGATTTGAAAAATGTGGATAACGAGCAGGAATGGCACGTTAATAACACGCATGATCCCTCGATATTCAAGGATGGGGATACCTATTATGTCTTCTCCACGGATGTTAAGGCAGGAGGCACGCCACGGCCTGGGATTATGGTTCGCAAATCCGAGGATTTAATCGCGTGGGATTGGGTTGGATACGCATTTCCTAATGGCATACCTGAGTCTGCTCTTTCCTGGACTAAGGCTACCACGTTATGGGCACCCGATGTTACGAAGCTCGGAGATACGTACTATTTGTACTACTCGGCATCGCAATTTGGTACCAATCGCTCAATGATTGGTGTCGCAACGAGCAAGCAGATCACGGGTCCTTGGGAAGACCAGGGAGCTGTAATCAAGACACAAGCGGGAGATGAGCCGAATGCGATCGACCCCAATGTAGTATTCGACGCTGAGGGTAACCCATGGCTCACATATGGTTCTTTTTTCGGAGGTATTTATGTTATGCAGTTGAATCCTGCTACTGGCAAGCCTGCCGAGCAAGGTTTTGGGACCAGGATCGCAAGCAGGGATCATCAAACAGAAGAAGGCGCTGTAGAGGCTCCATATATGATCTATAACAAAGAGACGAAGAAGTACTACTTATTTGTTTCCTATGACTCCCTATTTGCAGATTACAATGTTCGGGTCGGACGCTCGGATTCCATGAAGGGCCCCTTTGTGGATAAGAACGGTAACGACTTGAACGATACTAAGCATACTCCGCAATATGAGATAGGCAATAAAGTACTTGGCGGGTACAGCTTCACCAAGGGTGAGGGTTGGATAGCGCCAGGCCATAATTCAGTGCTGCAAGACCAGGGTAAGACCTTTATGGTCAGCCATGCCCGCGCTGAATCTAGAACCTCATGGTCTTATCTGCAGGTTAGACAAATGCTGTGGACCAAAGACGGATGGCCGGTCGTTTCACCTGAACGATATGCAGGAGAGTATTTGCAGTTGATTCCTAAATCCATCATCGCCGGTCAGTGGGAGCGCATCTATCAGGCCAAGGATGCCAATGGACGGGTGAAAGCTAAGCCGTTAATCTTGACAGCTGACGGTAAGGCGGAAGGGGAGCCGGGAGTTGGTTCCTGGAAGTTCGATGGAGAACATACGATAACGATTGAGTGGAGTGGTGACTCTGTTAATAAGCGGAGTGAACAAGTACTACTGCTACCATCTTGGGATTGGGAATTGAATCGCCCCTCACTCGTATTTACAGGCTTGGACGAACAAGGCGCATCTGTTTGGGGGAAACAAATCTCAGCCATTGATGAGGGAGAATAA
- a CDS encoding carbohydrate ABC transporter permease yields MDNKPSWNVSSVLMVVLFIVVAILVLLPFYAITLASFKPANMVISQGLTFRIQPELLTLENYTSLFTKSAGTYFTWFRNSIIITVLGTVASLFFSSLVGYGLAMYNFRFKNVVFTMILLMMMVPLEIIMLPLYKLMISFKMINTLWGVIIPFVVAPLPVFFFRQYASGLSKEFMDAGRIDGCTEYGIFYRIFVPLMVPAFGAMTILQALGNWNNFLWPTLVLRTKEMITIPIGLSSLITPYGNNYQILLAGCVLAVLPILIVFIFFQRYFISGLTVGGVKG; encoded by the coding sequence GTGGATAACAAACCTTCATGGAATGTATCATCTGTGTTGATGGTAGTGCTGTTTATTGTCGTCGCGATTCTGGTCCTTCTGCCGTTTTATGCGATTACATTGGCTTCATTTAAACCGGCGAATATGGTAATCAGCCAAGGGCTTACTTTTCGTATTCAGCCTGAGCTATTAACACTAGAGAACTACACGTCCTTGTTTACAAAGTCAGCGGGAACGTATTTCACGTGGTTTAGAAATAGTATCATCATCACGGTTCTGGGAACGGTCGCTTCTTTATTCTTTTCATCCCTTGTCGGATATGGGCTGGCGATGTATAACTTCCGTTTTAAAAATGTAGTCTTCACTATGATTTTGTTAATGATGATGGTTCCGCTCGAAATTATCATGCTTCCCCTGTATAAACTGATGATCAGCTTCAAGATGATTAACACGTTATGGGGAGTGATCATTCCGTTTGTCGTAGCACCTTTACCTGTATTTTTCTTCCGTCAATACGCAAGCGGCTTGTCTAAAGAGTTCATGGATGCGGGACGTATCGATGGGTGCACGGAGTACGGCATTTTTTATCGTATTTTTGTACCTTTAATGGTTCCTGCTTTCGGTGCGATGACCATTCTTCAGGCTCTGGGTAATTGGAACAACTTCTTATGGCCAACACTTGTGCTGCGTACCAAGGAAATGATTACGATTCCGATTGGACTTAGCTCTCTCATCACGCCGTACGGAAATAACTATCAAATTTTGCTGGCAGGCTGTGTGCTTGCGGTGCTGCCGATTCTGATTGTGTTTATTTTCTTCCAAAGATACTTTATCTCGGGCCTCACTGTTGGGGGAGTAAAGGGGTAA
- a CDS encoding carbohydrate ABC transporter permease produces MSVTTAKANAPKRTSFLYSKTIAPYVFVLPFLITFFVFFAYPVLSTIQMSFQEVLPGATKYIGLRNYEKLFNTHFYRAIYNSFIYTILTLVVLIPLPLVFAVFLNSKMMIFKNFFRSTLFVPALVSVVVAGTIFRMMFGELENSFINSLLGVFGVDKMKWLGSAKFGMLTLVLLATWRWLGVNIIYFLSGLQNIPAELYESAEIDGATTWTKFTRITVPLLKPVTIYVLTISVFGGLSMFIESYMLWSGNRSPNDIGLTMVGYIYQQGIEQNNFGMGSAIGLVLLAFMLLLNMLQLKIFGLFNKED; encoded by the coding sequence ATGTCTGTAACAACAGCAAAGGCCAATGCGCCGAAGCGAACGAGCTTTTTATACTCCAAAACGATCGCGCCTTACGTATTTGTGCTTCCTTTTCTAATTACATTCTTCGTGTTCTTTGCCTATCCGGTACTATCTACCATTCAAATGAGTTTTCAGGAAGTGCTGCCGGGTGCAACAAAATATATAGGTTTAAGAAACTATGAGAAGCTGTTTAACACCCATTTTTACAGAGCAATTTATAACAGTTTTATTTATACCATTTTAACGTTGGTTGTTTTAATTCCGCTTCCGCTTGTATTTGCTGTATTTTTAAATTCTAAAATGATGATCTTTAAAAACTTTTTCCGATCCACCCTGTTCGTGCCGGCTCTGGTGTCAGTCGTTGTAGCGGGTACGATTTTCCGCATGATGTTTGGTGAATTAGAAAATTCCTTTATAAATAGTCTGTTAGGTGTATTCGGCGTAGATAAAATGAAATGGCTGGGAAGCGCTAAATTCGGAATGTTAACGCTGGTGCTGTTGGCTACTTGGCGCTGGTTGGGTGTAAATATTATTTATTTTCTATCTGGACTTCAGAATATTCCTGCAGAGCTGTATGAGTCTGCTGAAATCGATGGTGCTACAACTTGGACCAAGTTTACTCGTATTACAGTCCCTTTGCTTAAGCCTGTAACCATTTACGTTTTAACGATTAGCGTGTTCGGTGGTTTGTCCATGTTTATTGAAAGCTACATGCTTTGGAGCGGTAACCGTTCACCGAACGATATTGGTTTAACGATGGTTGGATATATATATCAGCAAGGCATTGAACAAAATAATTTTGGTATGGGTTCTGCGATTGGACTGGTTCTTCTCGCCTTCATGCTGCTGCTGAATATGCTGCAATTAAAAATTTTCGGATTGTTTAATAAGGAGGACTAA
- a CDS encoding ABC transporter substrate-binding protein, whose translation MRNTTFKVLTVAMASMLALTACSKSDSKPAASSPAETNSPSATAGTTAAGKPTKIVFWTFQELHSKYYQGMAEKWNKLHPDKPIEFEGNVYPYDDLHNKLLVALQTGVGAPDMADIEITKFANYLKGTPQLAPLNDIIEPEINNLVKSRLDIYAKDGKYYGIDYHVGASVIYYNKEILDKAGVNPDNIKTWDDFKTAGKTVLEKTGIPMTTVEATEQWSMWPLIAQQDSDLLGKDGSVTLDNEKNIKTMTYLQNLVKEKIAVPAPGGFHHAEEYYAFMNKGGAASIWMPMWYMGRFTDYMPDLKGKIIIRPMPAWEPGGARSAGMGGTGTVVTQQSKVQDVTKQFLAYAKLSKEGAIEIWKQLGFDPIRSDVWNDPALKEKNKFTDYFGDNIFDTLNTVKDEIKPVNIGEKTPAVIDAVKRTAEFKIINDLEDPAKVLKEVADEVRNQ comes from the coding sequence ATGCGTAACACGACATTTAAAGTATTAACCGTCGCTATGGCTTCTATGTTAGCGCTTACTGCTTGCAGTAAATCTGACAGCAAACCTGCGGCAAGTTCTCCAGCTGAAACAAACAGCCCAAGTGCAACAGCGGGTACTACGGCGGCTGGCAAACCTACCAAAATCGTTTTCTGGACTTTCCAGGAGCTTCACTCCAAGTATTATCAAGGAATGGCCGAAAAGTGGAACAAATTACATCCAGATAAGCCCATCGAATTCGAAGGTAACGTATATCCATATGATGATTTACATAACAAATTGCTTGTAGCGCTGCAAACCGGTGTTGGTGCACCTGACATGGCCGATATCGAAATCACAAAATTCGCCAACTACTTAAAAGGAACGCCTCAGCTGGCTCCGCTAAATGATATTATCGAGCCGGAAATCAATAATCTCGTAAAATCCCGCCTCGACATTTATGCAAAGGACGGCAAATACTACGGTATTGACTACCATGTAGGCGCTTCTGTTATCTACTATAATAAAGAGATTTTAGATAAAGCCGGGGTGAATCCGGATAATATCAAAACATGGGATGACTTCAAAACAGCAGGTAAGACGGTGCTTGAAAAAACAGGCATCCCAATGACAACAGTTGAAGCAACCGAACAATGGTCCATGTGGCCGCTTATTGCACAGCAGGATTCAGACCTATTGGGCAAAGACGGAAGCGTAACGCTTGATAACGAGAAGAACATTAAAACAATGACTTATCTGCAAAATCTGGTGAAAGAGAAAATTGCAGTTCCTGCTCCAGGCGGCTTCCACCATGCGGAAGAGTACTATGCCTTCATGAACAAGGGCGGTGCCGCTTCCATCTGGATGCCAATGTGGTACATGGGTCGTTTCACAGACTATATGCCTGACCTGAAAGGCAAAATCATCATCAGACCTATGCCAGCTTGGGAACCAGGCGGCGCACGCTCCGCAGGTATGGGCGGAACAGGTACCGTTGTGACTCAACAATCTAAAGTACAAGATGTAACGAAGCAATTCTTGGCTTATGCGAAGCTTTCCAAAGAAGGCGCTATCGAAATTTGGAAGCAGCTTGGATTTGACCCCATTCGCTCCGATGTATGGAACGATCCAGCTTTGAAAGAGAAAAACAAATTCACGGATTACTTCGGAGACAATATCTTCGATACGTTGAACACAGTGAAAGACGAGATTAAGCCGGTGAATATCGGTGAGAAAACGCCAGCTGTTATCGATGCAGTAAAACGTACAGCAGAGTTTAAAATCATTAACGATCTGGAAGATCCAGCTAAGGTGTTAAAAGAAGTTGCAGACGAAGTCCGCAATCAATAA
- a CDS encoding methyl-accepting chemotaxis protein, with the protein MRPRLRALSFIKGSNKDIKLKLTASFYSKRKLSSLSSKLFLSFFTSILVFTLTVGMLSYFFSKSILQKQMENNSSQTVVQLGQKLDYYFSIYNSLSRQVLQDRNMETALLNMKKEPLTSFAYRDNQSKVKSFLNSIAIAEPSIQGIHIIGSDGVDLRVSDRMFNDESIAQTEWFKALQKGGLKPTWLPTRQDGYSRVTKTYTSSFAMGRQMNGLQSAEQLGYLVIEIKADSLKDQLSGLSEDSSIYVLDDSQHIVYQDGGDYGQAYHFAFPDNVENSTNTTFYSDDHNYLVTSYKSPITHWSIVREVPVSVIVSETSTILSVTLIMSGLSFLAALLVGLYVVRMISKPLSKMSMFMKEGAQGNLNVRTHFRKDDEIGELGRSFDTMMENMTALVKQTDGSASHVLQVADKLLSLSEATNRSTKEIAAASEEISAGSNVLSSEAEKVSEFTDHFSKRLQDFAKANEVLEHSALHVKHSSDKGSSYLSELSIQTRQTEAMNRSMNQKFIDFQTSTQSIQKILILMKNLTSQTNILSLNASIEAARAGAAGKGFNVIADEIRQLAEQSKQSIEIVSATILQLQASVTDIVNEQQASSVLFENQIEQVRKTDEIFNEVNNDMEEFIQQLQTVSTTLHTFIQSQQTLSDSIHNVSAVAQQSFASSNLVANMTQKQAEASYETVDYSQQLDQLAKQLSASLKQFQIQINKG; encoded by the coding sequence ATGAGACCAAGATTGCGGGCACTTTCTTTCATCAAAGGCTCAAACAAAGATATCAAACTGAAGTTGACTGCCTCATTCTACTCCAAACGTAAGCTATCGAGCTTAAGCAGTAAACTCTTTCTATCCTTTTTCACAAGCATTCTCGTGTTCACACTCACGGTCGGTATGCTCTCTTATTTCTTCTCCAAAAGTATTCTTCAAAAGCAAATGGAAAACAACTCGTCACAAACTGTTGTGCAGCTGGGGCAAAAGCTTGATTATTATTTCAGCATCTACAATAGTCTTAGCAGACAAGTCCTGCAGGATCGAAACATGGAAACCGCTTTGTTGAATATGAAAAAAGAACCTCTAACCTCCTTTGCATACAGGGACAACCAGTCTAAGGTGAAGAGCTTTTTGAATTCCATTGCTATTGCGGAACCCTCCATCCAAGGCATACATATTATCGGCAGCGATGGGGTCGACCTGCGAGTATCTGACAGAATGTTTAATGACGAGAGCATTGCTCAAACCGAATGGTTTAAAGCTTTGCAGAAAGGCGGTCTGAAGCCTACTTGGCTTCCTACTCGTCAAGATGGTTATTCACGCGTCACCAAAACCTATACGTCCAGTTTTGCCATGGGCCGTCAGATGAATGGCTTACAATCAGCCGAACAGCTGGGCTACCTGGTTATTGAAATCAAAGCCGACAGCCTTAAGGATCAGTTATCTGGATTATCCGAAGACAGCAGCATATACGTACTCGACGACAGTCAGCATATTGTATATCAAGATGGAGGCGATTACGGACAAGCCTATCACTTTGCATTCCCAGATAACGTAGAGAATAGCACGAACACAACCTTCTACTCCGACGACCACAACTACTTGGTGACTTCGTACAAATCTCCCATCACCCACTGGTCGATTGTGAGAGAGGTGCCGGTTTCCGTGATTGTAAGCGAAACGTCTACGATTCTTTCTGTTACTTTAATCATGTCAGGTCTATCCTTCCTTGCCGCCCTTCTCGTTGGATTGTATGTTGTTCGTATGATCAGCAAGCCATTATCCAAGATGAGCATGTTTATGAAAGAAGGCGCTCAGGGTAATCTGAACGTTCGCACCCATTTTCGCAAGGACGATGAAATCGGTGAGCTCGGACGTTCCTTCGATACCATGATGGAGAACATGACCGCCCTAGTCAAACAGACAGACGGATCCGCTTCTCATGTTCTTCAAGTAGCCGATAAGCTGCTCTCTCTTTCCGAAGCAACCAACCGTTCTACGAAAGAGATCGCCGCAGCTAGTGAAGAAATCTCTGCTGGATCGAATGTGCTCTCCTCGGAAGCGGAGAAAGTCAGTGAATTTACCGATCATTTCAGCAAGCGTCTTCAGGATTTTGCCAAGGCCAATGAAGTCTTAGAACACTCTGCCTTACATGTAAAGCATTCTAGTGATAAAGGCTCATCCTATCTATCCGAGCTTTCCATTCAAACAAGGCAGACCGAAGCCATGAACCGCTCCATGAATCAAAAATTTATTGATTTTCAAACCAGCACGCAATCCATTCAAAAAATTCTAATTCTAATGAAAAACCTGACCTCACAAACAAATATCTTATCACTTAATGCCTCTATTGAAGCTGCCAGAGCAGGAGCGGCCGGAAAAGGGTTTAACGTCATTGCCGATGAAATTCGTCAACTGGCCGAGCAATCCAAGCAGTCTATTGAAATCGTATCCGCGACGATTCTGCAGCTGCAAGCGAGTGTAACGGACATTGTGAACGAGCAGCAAGCCTCATCTGTATTATTTGAGAATCAGATTGAGCAGGTACGCAAAACCGATGAAATATTTAATGAGGTTAATAACGATATGGAGGAGTTTATTCAGCAGCTTCAGACGGTTTCGACCACCTTACATACGTTTATTCAATCCCAGCAGACGTTGTCCGACTCTATTCACAACGTAAGCGCTGTAGCCCAGCAGTCCTTCGCTTCATCCAATCTTGTTGCCAACATGACACAAAAACAAGCGGAGGCCAGCTATGAAACCGTTGACTACTCGCAGCAATTAGATCAATTAGCCAAGCAGCTGTCTGCCTCGCTGAAGCAATTCCAAATTCAAATTAACAAGGGATAA
- a CDS encoding NAD-dependent epimerase/dehydratase family protein, whose protein sequence is MGHTAIIAGASGLVGRELTGLLLSSGNYEKVITLVRTSTGSKNDKLREIIVDYEHLEDCISCENMQGAHVFCALGTTIKKAGSQEQFRKVDHEYPLELGNLAKQYGAAAYAIVSAMGADPKSMFFYSRVKGDVEQGLRQLNLRTLHILRPSLILGQRIENRSGEKLAAAVMRLVEPLMIGGMRQYRAIEAKHIALAMMKAVNSDMTGTHVWTSDLIEELAAKA, encoded by the coding sequence TTGGGACATACGGCAATTATTGCTGGGGCATCGGGCTTGGTCGGCCGAGAATTGACCGGACTGCTGCTTAGCAGCGGTAACTACGAGAAGGTAATTACTCTGGTCAGGACCTCTACCGGGAGTAAGAACGATAAACTCAGGGAAATCATCGTGGATTACGAGCATCTGGAAGACTGCATCTCTTGTGAAAATATGCAGGGAGCTCATGTGTTTTGCGCACTAGGAACAACGATCAAGAAGGCAGGAAGTCAAGAACAATTCCGCAAGGTCGACCATGAGTATCCCCTGGAGCTGGGGAACTTGGCGAAGCAGTACGGCGCGGCTGCATATGCCATTGTCTCAGCCATGGGGGCTGATCCGAAGTCGATGTTCTTCTACAGTCGGGTCAAGGGGGATGTCGAGCAGGGGCTTCGGCAGCTAAACCTGCGTACGCTCCACATTTTGCGACCATCACTGATTCTTGGACAACGAATCGAGAACCGTTCCGGTGAGAAACTTGCTGCTGCTGTAATGCGGCTCGTAGAGCCGCTTATGATCGGGGGGATGCGCCAATATCGGGCTATTGAGGCGAAGCATATTGCTTTGGCCATGATGAAGGCTGTCAATTCCGATATGACAGGTACTCACGTGTGGACCTCGGATCTCATTGAAGAGTTGGCAGCTAAGGCGTAG
- a CDS encoding RDD family protein has product MNGSTDKELMIVTPEQVQLQFQTAGLGSRALAHLVDGFILTVVNFLLVLFTVGVGRLLQGSWSFDMGDYVLALIIIFFLLLNLGYLIGTEAFMGGQTPGKRIIGVRVLQNNGQSATVLSIVIRNLFRLLDMLPSGYFLGAVTILLSSRDKRIGDMVAGTMVVMETRKERLKRRKRIDRAIAKRSGSIPHVLLDDIQKRAVTSEDWSLLHAWAERLPNLHEAKLQELSAPIAAHFAHKLGLDHEQYPDKAAYVIAVYQELREDWEV; this is encoded by the coding sequence ATGAATGGGTCCACGGATAAAGAACTGATGATCGTTACGCCTGAGCAGGTTCAGCTGCAGTTTCAAACCGCTGGGCTCGGCAGCCGGGCGCTAGCTCATTTGGTCGACGGCTTTATTCTGACGGTTGTAAACTTTCTTCTCGTGCTATTTACAGTCGGAGTCGGCCGTTTGCTCCAAGGTAGTTGGTCCTTCGATATGGGAGATTATGTGCTAGCTTTGATCATTATCTTTTTTCTCTTGTTAAATTTAGGGTATTTGATCGGTACGGAAGCTTTCATGGGCGGGCAGACACCGGGCAAAAGGATCATAGGGGTTCGTGTGCTTCAAAATAACGGGCAGTCAGCTACTGTGCTGTCCATCGTGATTCGTAACTTGTTCCGCTTACTGGATATGCTGCCCAGCGGCTATTTTCTGGGAGCAGTCACGATACTGCTTAGTTCACGCGATAAGCGAATCGGGGATATGGTTGCAGGTACGATGGTTGTAATGGAGACGCGCAAGGAACGCTTAAAACGAAGGAAACGAATTGATCGGGCTATTGCCAAACGGAGCGGCAGCATCCCGCATGTGTTGTTGGATGATATTCAAAAGCGTGCTGTAACTTCTGAGGACTGGAGCTTACTACATGCATGGGCGGAACGGCTGCCGAATCTTCATGAAGCCAAGCTTCAAGAGCTGAGCGCTCCGATTGCCGCACATTTTGCTCATAAATTGGGGCTTGATCATGAACAGTATCCGGACAAAGCGGCATATGTGATCGCGGTCTATCAAGAGCTGCGTGAGGACTGGGAAGTGTAA
- a CDS encoding stage II sporulation protein M: MELTRFIKENKSMWTELEQQLELLDKRSGKLQSGHLDRFTELYKTVSSHLSAMQTYSPADETTVYLNHLVSRAHNAMYKENNKSGTQLKTFFLHHFPLLIQARGWFVVAALLLFILGGLLGFLSVRQDR, encoded by the coding sequence ATGGAACTAACACGTTTTATTAAGGAAAACAAATCGATGTGGACGGAGCTCGAACAGCAGCTGGAGCTGTTGGATAAACGAAGCGGCAAGCTGCAATCCGGCCATTTGGACCGTTTCACCGAATTGTACAAAACGGTATCCTCACATCTGTCAGCCATGCAGACCTACAGCCCGGCGGATGAAACGACCGTATACTTGAACCATCTCGTATCCCGCGCTCACAATGCGATGTATAAGGAAAATAACAAAAGCGGCACGCAGCTTAAAACGTTTTTTCTGCACCATTTCCCACTCCTCATTCAGGCGAGAGGCTGGTTTGTTGTCGCAGCGCTGCTCTTATTTATTCTTGGTGGTCTGCTAGGCTTTCTCTCCGTCCGTCAGGACCGTTAA